Within Gouania willdenowi chromosome 24, fGouWil2.1, whole genome shotgun sequence, the genomic segment gtaaatttcctagaaaaacagttgtctgaataaatgaaaccttaacatattgttcAAGAAGAATCTTGCCTGAATTATTACtcggaagtcaagaaaacatcaaagcaatcagcagacgcctctgaaggagactggcagttgacagtcgaaacatgtcaagagatcaaagtaggagtcctgaagaacagttgtctgaataaatgaaacataacaTTCATTATtcaaaaattagacaaaaagaACTGGAATTACAGCTCTTTTATCTCACACCTTTACCTCTGGGAGTCATAGTGGGGTTGGGTGACatcataaatgtttttgttactgCTTAAATGAAAACCTGCATCTTTGCTTCTCTGTGCAAAATCAGTCAGCTTTGAAAATTCCAGGAGGTTTTTCCTTTTGCACATTCATATTAAGAGCTGTGTTTTAATTGTACCTGGAAGTAAATACTTGTattcactgtcactgtgtgtgaatTCTGAGGCACGTCTGTCTGTGTTTGATCGTCAGGGAGCCACGGTACGTAACGACATGAACAGCGTGGTGGTGAGTCGGGTAGTGAAAGGCGGAGCAGCCGAGCGGAGCGGCCTGCTTAGTGAAGGAGACGAGATCCTGGAAATCAATGGAATTCCCATTCGTGGGAAGAACGTTAATGAAGTTCATGACTTGCTGGTGAGTAcaaaaaccatttttttccttttcatgaAATATTGTCTGATTTTAGATAACTGAGATATTTTTTAGCTGCTTTCTAGTCAATCCTTTACACATATCTTCACTTTGCTGTGCTGTGACTTACTTTACATAGTTGTGCCTATTGTTCTCCACTAAGTAAATATTAAAACAGAACAGGTGTTGATCAGGGTTGGGgctaattctaattgtaatcgcgtaattgataagtaattacagtaatggcgtaattataattgtagttgtaactggaaaaaatctgttgctgttgtaattgagaTGTTCAGAAGATTGactttgtaatcgtaattggcATGGAATTTGTTTAACAAATTATTTCATATTCAATTACGTTCATTTCAGGCCcagtaattgtgatcaattgtaattgaactttagtaattgagaacgtcaTTGTAGTTTACTTTCAGGGGATAAAaaaatttgttattttaattgtaatttgaaaaaatggccatcactgtaattgtaattgaacatggataattgaagatgtcattttgattgaaaagtgtaattgaccccaacccttgtTTTTTTCAGTAGTTTGCAAAACATAAAAGCAACATGTGTCATTGAGCTGCTCTCAAAACCAAAGCACCCAAATATTATAAGTGTTTGCATCCCACGTTTAATTCATTggatttcttcttctctttcagCAACAAATGCACGGCACCCTGACCTTCCTGCTCATCCCCAGCTCACACATTAAACCTGCTCAGCACAGACAGACTGTGGTAAATTCATCAATGTTTGTATGTAATGATAATTAGCTGCGTGCATGCAACGGGAAAACTTATTTCCTACTCGCTGTCTTCAGATGCACGTACGAGCTTATTTTGACTACGATCCCTCTGACGACCCCTTTGTGCCATGTCGGGAGCTTGGTCtgtccttccagaagggagacgTACTCCACGTCATCAGCCAGGAAGACCCCAACTGGTGGCAGGCTTACAGGGACGGGGACGAGGAAAACCAGCCTCTCGCTGGACTCATTCCTGGTGAGAATGAATTTTAGAAGCTGTACATTTGCATCTATAAATTGTTTCTACAATAACTGATCATAAAACTGTGTTTCCAAGaattacatgtttttcttttcgcTTTACTCCTGGTTGTTGGtttgattttgtatgttttttaaaggaACTCCTTTTCTAATTAaagatcattattttttatttagtcctATAGAGccgtggttgaacacagacattaacattgaagaacagtcatgtggagacagggacagctataaggggggataaaggggagagatttttggggcccatccattaagtcagcaaaatgatggtccattgttctatcaATCTGTggtaaccacatttatttatttatctgaataatatctactgttatgcaggaagtttattaatatttgcgcctagtatatagtcatcttgctttattcacaattattgggttaaaagtgacaaaaaatggtggaaaaggtgatgaaatgtaattttaaaaaccacagaaattagactggccaaaaacggacggaaaaagtgataaaaagggttaaaagtgtgaatatttttgaacaattagtcggaataatttgtttaaaatggcaaataatgtgcatgacaaattgtaaatgtggttaaattgaagaaaataacagaaagCCAGTTACATGAAGTAAGATGTAATCACAAATAAGTGCATATTAATTTTTAAGACATACAGGATTCATTTTTGTCTGTGTTAATTTGTTGGTTTAAAAGTATTATTCAAGTGCTTTTTTAGAGTTCATCATGTTAAGAACCATGAACTTTTATTGCACCTTTCTGTTGCCCATTAACTTAGACACAAACCAGCATTTGAGAGtgacaaagggttagggttaaagcaCAACTACTACCCTCTCAAGAATCACCTCCCATCTGTCCAATTAAGCAGATTAAACAAGCACCTAAGAATTATTTGCGATTACTGCCTTAATCAGGCCTGTAAAGCAAAAAGGAGGTTAAGTAGTGGAAATGGAAAGTAGGaaattttctgcttttttttgctttctattTTTCAGGTAAATTATTCCAACAGCAGAGAGAGTCGTTAAGGAAAGCCATAACGGACAGTAGTCGAGAGCATCAAGGTAGGTGGAGCCACAATGTCTTTATAAGATATTTGACAAACATGACTAAGAAAGTCATTTTGTTACAGCAGGAAAGGGTTGGATTTCAAAGAAGAGCAAGAAGCTGAAGAAGAAGAGtgctttaaataacaaaaacacaggtAATGCCATATCCTCAtattttattcacacacacacacacacacacacacacacacacacacacacaaggtggAGTTGTTGTCGTGGTTCACGTGGCAGCTTGGCCAGACTTGATGTGTCACCGGTCAGATTAGTCTCGTCTTCACAGACGGGATCAAAGGAGCCACCGACAGGTGCTCAGCAGGTGTCTAACAGGCTTGGAGAAATCTGTGTTGTTGcttttgcttagaaaacattTGAactatttgttaaaaaataccTGACGTTCTAGAAAAAGAAGCGGTTCTAATGTGGAAAGATGGGGAGATCTTTTTTCTTCCCAGGCGGGAATGTtgctaacactttacttgaagattTATACTTAAAGGttaacattacgctgtcattattatgacataagtgtcatgaaggctgtcattaacaCTGCATTCAATTGAATTAAATTCTGGGATCTGGGTCGTCAATTTCAACCTCCGAGGTAAATGCGTTTTATTCAGTAATCTTAGAAAACATGACTGACCAcagttgtttttatattttttgaggAGCAAAAATGCCTGCTGGGGAAATATATTAGCTGCTGgggtaagagagagagagagcgaaacGTCATACACTTTAGGTAAGACTTGAACGCACCAGTGGGGGGAATGCTGCATGCTTCATTGACCCATAGATTGCAGAGTGCATTGAACTATACAGGTATCATTACTTATGCAGAGCAGTGTTCAAATGAACAGAGTTATTCTGCACTTTTAGTAGCACACATGCCAAATTAGACGGCACATAAAAGTAAATgttgaggagaaagtgacttacGTTAATTGGTGGGCTCCATCATTTTGCTAAAACGTCATTCCGACCGACTCGGGGTGCTTGGATCCTGCTCGcgttttatttaacttttccaATTTGTTCTGTCTTATTTTTCTGGGTTCCGAGTGCAATGCAATGCAGCacaagtgttgttcgttaccctaaccctaactctttgttaccctaacccctaaccttaaccctaaaccccTAACCCAGAGATGGGCAAGTTTTAgtacagcggggccacaaaaatctgACCGTCAGAGCCGAGGGCCAAGTTATGAACATTTagagcatttagaataatgaccaatttgaacattaatacaagaaaaaacaaatggtttttgtggttgttttgtatagattttattgttttttttgtaatcatctcacgtgttgttggagtcatttagtgtaccggtggttttgttgtcatttgtgtttttggagtcactatgtattcttttgtgattttgtataaGTCTGTCATCCTGTGTtcttttatcattgttttgtatgcttttctcatattttgtgtgggtttggggtcattttatttattttttatatgttttttgtactttttcagttatttttctgtatttttgtggtcatccTCTCAGTTTTTGGCATAAATATTgggtatttctctgtcatttcgtGCGTTAACTTTAGTGGGGCGCACAAAATAAgaccgagggctgcatgtggccctgGGCCgacagttgcccatgtctgccctaaccctacttaaccccactagatccctccacctaacccaaaaaataccagcatagctccaaaggtgtcatagccttcatgacacattattaatcatgctaatgacagcgtaatgtcaaccttatgaataaaacttcaagtaaagtgttaacagAATGTCTAAAGTTTTAAAAGTAAACCTCAAGCAGCCTGAAGTCATGTGGCGTGTCTGAACTAATTTCTTGTTCATCTTTTTCAAACCGTCCCTTCAAGACAATGATGACGTCCTGACCTATGAGGAGATGTCTCTCTATCACCAACCAGCCAATCGCAAACGCCCCATAACTCTGATTGGCCCGACGAACAGCGGACACGACGAGCTGCGTCGGAGGCTCCTGTCCATCGAACCAGAGAGGTTCGCCGTTGCCGTTCCTCGTAAGTCGACGATCACTGAATTAATGAGCAACACAACCGGTTTTCAACCAATAATAGTgcaataataatatacattaaaacatctattaATACTAACCATGTGCAAAAGGTCTATGTGCAATAACAATGGCACTTTATCAACCAGAAAGGCTAAGGGCGAGGTGCAATTTCTTATTTGAGACAAAATATTAGCATGTTTGCACTTTATCACTGAAGCACTGTATCGTCTGCCTTATGCACTTAAGCTGCAATGGTCACTTCATTTCTTATTTGTCCTGTGCTAAATGTTGTTATATTTCAGtctttacattttattgtacTGTCCATGCTGTCTgagttgtctgtttttttaatgtattttctgttttacacAACATCGCCTGcaatctggcacatttacatCACGTTCaataatgtgcattgtcccttgtcgcaaataaataaaattaaatcatatgaagctaataaaaaaaatcctgttgaCTTTTCCTCTCAGACACGACCAGAAACGCACGGATGATCGAGAAGAACGGGCGCGACTACCACTTCGTGAGCCGTTCGGCTTTCGAAGCCGATTTGGCGACGGGGAAGTTCATTGAGTCTGGGGAGTACGAGAAGAACCTGTACGGAACCAGCACCGACTCCGTCCGACAAGTGATCAACTCAGGACGCATCTGTGTGCTGTGTCTGCACAGCAGGGTAGGACGTGCTAATTAACCAAGCTGTTTTTATCCCCTCTTCATTCCTGATCCCAACCACTGGATCAGTGCCAGAGCCTAATTACCCTGTGAAACGGCCTGAATATAAATCATTACATGTTTTGGATGGATCAATACCCAACGTGCTCATCATAGGCtctactttgttttgtttgtgtacattttaaaccttataaTCTCTGTGTCCTGGTTTCTCCTTCATTAGTCACTCCAAGTTTTAAGATCCTCCAACCTCAAACCATATGTTGTCTTCATTGCTCCTCCATCTCAAGAACGACTACGCACCCTGCTGGCCACAGAGGGGAAAACACCAAAGGTAAACATGAAAGCATTTCAAGTGCATTACTAGAATTGTAGcttagggtgaccatatgtcCGGAATTAAttttcacgtcttgtccggGCCTTCGGGCCGGATTTTATAAATAGATGAAAATGTTctggtttcccagggaccctgaacgcatcaatTGGAACAGGTTCATTTGAATATGACCGTAGctccgctaatatttgctctatcagataaattccagcagtttctgaaagctacgGGGTTGATCTCATCACAGTAATgtcacacacgaggaaaagagaagagagacTAAAGTCCAAGAGTGATTGAAAAGgaccaaatactggtggatttaattaaaaatatcagcaggaagaccctcctggatgataaaacatCCATAGAGGTTCAGAGAGAGATTTGAAAATGAACCAGTTACTGGGAGAAATTTAGCCTTTAAAAAGTTACAGTAAAGTTTCCATCATGTGATCTAGACCTCATCACCTCCCTGTCTCCATGACAACAGACagaactagaatatttgcatttcctgaagaaaatgcaagtgaggatgcagttgCTGACCTGATTCGCACTGTATTAGCTGAGCATTATCCATTAACATGAGCTCGCATTATCCATTAACATAGTATTAGCAGTAGActgacattagcattaacttagcaatagcattagcctagcattagcattttacTAGTATTTACCTAGCAATGGCAATAACttagcaatagcttaacattagcaataagtttgaaaaaagtttaaatgagTTGAAAAACGTGGAAATGGTTGAAGTTAGCAACTGAACATGTTTAAGGTAGAAAGGTCAAAATGGGAATGAAGAGCTTAAAAGTTGgtaaaagctgaaatttccaatagaaatgaatgggaaataaaaaatgtaataagtcaaaaagtttaaaagtttcaAATTCTAAAAGCGATAGCATAAATATCTGGAACTTTCTGAACATTTTGTTAGCTTATTTGCCCAAATCGGACAAACGGTATAGGAAGAGTTAAcgcagacggaagaaaaaaaaacgataacaatagtgaggatgcctcctCCATCCTCAATAATAAAGCTGAGTCAGCATTGGACCATGTGATGTAAacttttagttatttattgaagcGTATATTTATTGATTACTTACTGTTCTGGAAGccatgagattttttttcatttttttaaatttttagtcgatgtttctcattgttttaatgattgagagattttaagaaggtacACATGAGGACacattgttataatgcataataaaggtctttgttataaagggagaaatgttttttaaaacctcatgaacaataacaacttatttatctactatattgtatttcgttgttacaaggtagattaaaaaaaatgtcaagtaatttgaggtcggcccaagtgttCTCTTTTTGGGGAAATCAAAATCTGGTCACCCACAATTAATAGTCCATATAATtagttttactgttttattttcccACGCACAGCCTGAGGACATAAAGGACGTCATTGAGAAAGCCCGTGAGATGGAGAACAACTACGGCCACTTCTTTGATGCGTCCATCTTCAACACGGATCCCGAGCAAGCGTTCCACGAGCTGCGCCGCTTGATCGATAAACTGGACACTGAGCCGCAGTGGGTGCCCACGTCCTGGCTGTGCTAAAGGctaacaaagaagaagaacagctcgtggtaaaaaatgaaaaaaacaaactcctgATGGATTCCGTCTTGCACATTTTCCTCTTTTCGTGTTTCAGGGATGAACTCaagttttccttttgtgtttgCTTCTGTTTCTTcaccttcttttcttttttttgttctttgtgaaaTTGCAAACACCTTTATCATGCAAATATTTCTAtcctaaaataataattatttaaaagtgTAAATATGCATTGTATTGACTGAAGGAGAAAGAGGTGTGACAGTGAAACATAAAACACTCAGAAAAGAGTGTAAACGTCTGAGTATTTAAAGAATAGAAGCCAAAAATCTGCGTAAACCAAACGGCAAAGAAATCTGCTGTTACCTGCAGTGATTTAATTCTGTTTTGTGATAGTATTATCTCATTTACACTATTTATATGTAATGTTCTCCTTGTTTTTTTGTACTCATATGAATGAAGAATCTTGTCCTGCAGTGTAAGTTTAGCAAATAGTGTTGCTTCTTCACAGGGTATGCATCAATCCAACACTCAGGTTTA encodes:
- the LOC114457591 gene encoding MAGUK p55 subfamily member 5-A-like isoform X2, translated to MITSRMNGYVQEAPGQAEGHRERAVDCPGEESGHVKSLHNSTQMERVLHHQEELRRRRDEEGRGKHEIDPNASLRLKKLSQNQKMGIDNPTFDGKEKASKDTSSPSTVVELEEFLQALKWVQRCLSDSQSQQDVDLLTQLIAKEDFTNAYTIYSVVSQQMTRVSPSSPLTAQAQDLCQEVQKILQSSRQKEGLELRALLTKPHLQALMQAHDSVAGQEITEENIHQYLGESVKLVRLEKTRDTPLGATVRNDMNSVVVSRVVKGGAAERSGLLSEGDEILEINGIPIRGKNVNEVHDLLQQMHGTLTFLLIPSSHIKPAQHRQTVMHVRAYFDYDPSDDPFVPCRELGLSFQKGDVLHVISQEDPNWWQAYRDGDEENQPLAGLIPGKLFQQQRESLRKAITDSSREHQGKGWISKKSKKLKKKSALNNKNTDNDDVLTYEEMSLYHQPANRKRPITLIGPTNSGHDELRRRLLSIEPERFAVAVPHTTRNARMIEKNGRDYHFVSRSAFEADLATGKFIESGEYEKNLYGTSTDSVRQVINSGRICVLCLHSRSLQVLRSSNLKPYVVFIAPPSQERLRTLLATEGKTPKPEDIKDVIEKAREMENNYGHFFDASIFNTDPEQAFHELRRLIDKLDTEPQWVPTSWLC
- the LOC114457591 gene encoding MAGUK p55 subfamily member 5-A-like isoform X1 → MITSRMNGYVQEAPGQAEGHRERAVDCPGEESGHVKSLHNSTQMERVLHHQEELRRRRDEEGRGKHEIDPNASLRLKKLSQNQKMGIDNPTFDGKEKASKDTSSPSTVVELEEFLQALKWVQRCLSDSQSQQDVDLLTQLIAKEDFTNAYTIYSVVSQQMTRVSPSSPLTAQAQDLCQEVQKILQSSRQKEGLELRALLTKPHLQALMQAHDSVAGQEITEENIHQYLGESVKLVRLEKTRDTPLGATVRNDMNSVVVSRVVKGGAAERSGLLSEGDEILEINGIPIRGKNVNEVHDLLQQMHGTLTFLLIPSSHIKPAQHRQTVMHVRAYFDYDPSDDPFVPCRELGLSFQKGDVLHVISQEDPNWWQAYRDGDEENQPLAGLIPGKLFQQQRESLRKAITDSSREHQAGKGWISKKSKKLKKKSALNNKNTDNDDVLTYEEMSLYHQPANRKRPITLIGPTNSGHDELRRRLLSIEPERFAVAVPHTTRNARMIEKNGRDYHFVSRSAFEADLATGKFIESGEYEKNLYGTSTDSVRQVINSGRICVLCLHSRSLQVLRSSNLKPYVVFIAPPSQERLRTLLATEGKTPKPEDIKDVIEKAREMENNYGHFFDASIFNTDPEQAFHELRRLIDKLDTEPQWVPTSWLC